The Capricornis sumatraensis isolate serow.1 chromosome 20, serow.2, whole genome shotgun sequence genome contains the following window.
TCATTACTGTTTCTGCTCctcaccatctttttttttcttttttctttttttttggctgtgctgggtcttcactgtggcgcAGGGACTTTCTCTATTTGCGGCAGATGGACTTAGTTGCcgtgcagcatgtaggatcttagttccctgaccagggattgaacccatgtcccttgtatTGGTAGGCgtattcttaactactggaccaccagggaagtcctgtccccCATCATCTTAACTGgtccctcagttttctcatctgtaaaatagggatagcCACCATACCTACCTTTTACTTAAAAACCAAACACTCAGAGTACTGCTAGTAACTGTGTGCAGGCATGGTTGTAGGAAACTAATCCGTTTGATTCTCACATCAACGCCACATGGTAGTTatcatttacagatgaggcacagagaggggaagTAACTTCcccagatcattctgttgtttagttgataagtggTGTCtacctcttttgcaaccccatggaccatagcctgccaggctcctctgtccatgggatttcccaggcaagaacactggagtgggctgtcatttcctactccaggggatcttcccgacccagggattaaacctgcatctcctgcaatggcagacagattctttactactgagccacctgggaagcactactAAGTAATAAAGATGGACTTCAAATCATGAGACTGGTTCCCAGGTTcatgcttttcttcctttcagacTCTGCTCACCAGGCCAGAGGCAATGTTACAGTGAGTTAATGTACAAGAAGCCCTTGGAACAGCGCCATGCACAAAAGTACACAAGGAGTGTCAGTATTATCATGGTACAGAGAGCATGCAGAGGCAccctttctctcatttcttcaagTGCAAGCATCTGACCCTTTAGCGGAAGCTaggtggatttccctggtggctcagacagtaaagggtctgcctacaagacaggatttgatccctgggtagggaagattctcaggagaaggaaatggcaccccactccagtactcttgcctggaaaatcccatgggtggaggagtgtggtaggctacagcccatggggtcacaaaaagtcagacaggactgagtgacttcacttcacttttcaacaCTGCTAGTAGTCCCCTCCCCAGAAATCCTCACTGGCCCATACTCCTCTCCCAACcccaagtcccttggactgaaagatcaaaccagtcaatcccaaaggaactcagtcctgaatattcactggaaggactgaaactgaagctgaagctccaatactttggccacctgatgccaagagtcgactcactggaaaagaccctgatgctggggaagaccgaaggcaggagaaggggacgacagaggacgagatgattggatagcaatactgactcgatggatatgagtttgaataagctacaggagaaggtgaaggacagagaaccctggcttgctgcagtccatggagtcggacacgactgaacaacacaggGTGGGTGAGGTGTCGGGGAGCATAGCAGTTAACCGTACGCCCTCCCCGTTTCCCAGAGGACCAGTTGGGCGGTGCCGGGGAGGGGCAATGAGTCAGGGTAAAGGACTTTGAACAGAGGTCGGGTGGGGCTCCTCAGAACTTCCTGGCAGGCCCACTGGCCCTCCCCAAGGCCCGCCCCCTACCCTTGCAGCCCTGCTCCAGCGCTCTGGCCCTGCATACACACCTCTCACTACCATGGAGTTCGACCTGTCGGCAGGTGCGCTGCTGTGGAGTGGGGAGCTTGAGGGCCAGAATCAAGCCCAAGGGTCTGCCTCCAAGGGGGGCATTTTCTGCGCCTGCGCCAACCCATCCAATGTCTCTTCTCCCTGCAGCCGTAGAGGCCACCTCCAAGAAGCCCCAAGGGGCAGGCAAGGTGGGAGACCCCAAGCACAGCCCCCCCAAAGTTCAGGGTGGGTCAGCTGATAACCTAAAGGTAAGTCACCTCATTCCTGGGAATTGCTTTTTGACCCCAGGACCCTGCTTGGTCTGGGGCCTCCGACTTGGGGGGAATGGGAGCTGGGAAAGGGGTCCCCTCGCCTCACTGGTGTGCCTCCCAACTAGCATCACCACGGCCATGGCCACGGCCAAGGGAGCGCCTCAGATTCCAGCAGCAGCTCCAGTGATTCGGAAAATGAGGCGAAGGTAAGAGGCTTCCCCCTCTGTAGCGGGTGCCCGGCGCCCCAAGTGAGGGCGGAGTCCCAGCCCGGAACGCGGGCAGAGGACTCACAGGCGGaaccctctctcccctcctaccCCCACCGCTCCCGGCCCCACAGCCCGGCTCGGAGCCGCACAAGAGCGCCTCAGGCAAGGTCAAGAAGCccaaggtgaaaaaggagaagaagaagaaggaggaagggaagaagaaggcTTCCCACTGATGGGTCCGGGCGGGGCTCATTAAACCTTTGCTCGGCCTCCTAGTCGCCTTCTGGTTGCGAGGCGCCCTGAGCGGTCCCCGGGCCGGGCCTGCCCCCTGCTGGACACCGCGCGCCAAGGAGAAGCCGGCTACGCCGTGTCCGTCACGGTTTATTGTTTCTGGAACGGTGGCCGCCCTGCTGGGGGGCGGCCTGTGCAGCTGGAGATCTCAGCACCTCGGCGAGGGCGGGGAGGGTGGGACGGGCTCGGGCTGCGGGGCGCCCCCGGTGGCCGGCAGGTGGCCGGGAGATGAGCTGTGGCGGCATCGccggtgggggtgagggggcggcGGCCGCCGGAAGCAGCAGCGGCGGGAGGCGTCGCGGGGCCGCTCTCACCGCACCAGGTGGAAGGTGAGCCAGTACATGAGCAGGGGCTGCGCCGCCGCCACGGCCATGGTCAAGTACATGCGCAGCTGGTTCCGCGCCCCGCGCACCGGGATGCCCTCGGCTGCCGCCTCCGCCAGGATCTTCAGCCGCAGTGTCCGGATCTGGACCGGGGAGGGAGATCGCTCTTGAGCCCGGCCTCCTTCGGGACTGCAGGTTCCCCACCCTTCCTTCATAGAGTGGCTGGGCTCAAGTCTGCTCCTGGGGAGCCTCGGGTTTCTCCTAGATCTCCTAACACACAGGGAGGACCTCCTTGTCCTCCCAGGCCTTAGAAGAAAACGTGAGGGTTCCAAACTCAACTGCCAAGCCAGGGCCTTAAGTTGGTGAAGTGGGGAACTTCAGTACAAACGCCGGGCCCAAGGGGATGGCCAGACTTGGCCCTTTGGCCACCATCAGCTTGTGCTGCGCTTGACGACTTTTAACACAAGCCAGAAATGCCATTTTTTCTCCCCAACTGTTTTGTTTAAACCGCCCctaaagttggacacgactgagcgactgaactgaaagttgtaaATAATGACATGTAAATTGAAGTTTATCTGTGGGGCAGATCTGGCCCACCAGTCACTAGCTTTTGCTCTCTGCTCCTCACACTTTTCAtacattcatggggttctcatggcaagaatgctgaagtggtctgccatttccttctccagtggaccacggtTTGTCAGAACCCGCCACCATGACCTGTCTCTCGGCTGGCcttacacggcatggctcatagtttcactgagttacacaaggctgtgatccatgtgatcattttggttagttttctgtgattgtggttttcattctgtctgccctctgatggatgaagataagaggcttgtgcaagtttcctgatgggagggactggatgtggggaaaacaggagtctagctctggtgggcagggccatgctcagtaaattattaaatccaattttctgctgatgggtggggctgtgctccctccctgtagtttggcctgcaGTGGCCCAGTCCTAGAGTCTGCAGTCTTTATGGTAGGTTATAGGCTCTATGGTAAGGGCGATCTCCTcgaaaaggacttatgccagcgtGCCACACGCCTCCCAGGACTGCTACTATCaggaccctgcagcaggccactgttgacccacgcctccgctggagactcccaaacactcacaggcaagtctggctcagtctcttgtcgcccaggagaagggggcgaaagaggatgagatgcttggatggcatcagtgactcaatgggcatgagtatatgcaaactctgggagacagtgaaggacagggaagtctggagtgctgccattcatagggtcacaaagagtcagacatgactgaacaacggAACCACCTAACACTTGCTCACACTGATTCTCTCAGCACCCTGAAATGGAATTATTATCACCCCATTTtacaaagggtttccctggtggctcagtggtaaagaatctgcctgccaagcaggagacaggttcaatccctgcgtcaggaagatttcctggaggaggaaatggcaacccattcaagtattcttgcctgggaaatcccttggacagaagaatGTGGTGGGCTATACaacccacggggtcacaaagagtcagacatgacttagcaactaaacaacaacaaccttttcAGAAAAGGGGAAACATGTTTAAAGAGAGGAAGTGAGCTGCCCAGGAGCCAGCGAGGCCTGGGGTTAAAGCCAGGCCTGGTGTATCCCAGGGCTCCTAACCAGCCCTTCTATACCAGCTGAAAGGACTCTCAGAGAAGCTATTTCAAGGACACTATACTcttttcatcctaaaggaaattctggaaggaaagcccaccaTACAAGAAAAGTGGAGTGACAGTCCACGGGCTGGCTCCGCCTCTCCCTTCAGCAACCCCCCAGACACCCCCCTCTTCTGGGAAGCTCTCTGGACCCCCAAGGCTAGGGCAGCCACTCCAGGACTCCTCAGTTCACCAGTATGGCTCTGGGTCTAAACTCCCGCCTGACATCCCTTGCTTGGATGACCCTAGGGACCCCCAACTCTCCAGAAGGCCTGTGCCCAGAGTTCCACCCTCCCTTGAGCCCCAGCTCACCATGAACACAAAGATGGACACACAGCACCAGCCCAGCACCAGGTAGTAGCCGATCTTCCCAAAGAGCAGGCCCATGAGGACCCCACCAATCATCCTGTTGGGGGAGAAGGGGGGGAAGGCTGGTCTGAGGACGAGGCCCCGGGGCTGGAGGCTGGCAGCGGGGAGGCAGAGGGGATACTCACCCAACATACTTGTAGCCCAGGAAAGCCACCAGGTCGATAGTGCTGAGGTCTGTGTTGACAGTGATAAGGTAGAGGCTGAGCAGGATGGCCAGCACCTCCACTGTCAGCCAGGCCAACGCCGAGCTCGCCTGCAGCCCCAGGAGGTCGGGAGAGAACCTGCGATGCCCGAGCTCTGTCAGCCAGCTGGCTGGCCCAGACCTTCCCAGAGCAGGGGAGACAGCctctgggggcggggtgggcgcTAGAGACCCGGCAGGGACCAAGATGGATGTGGGCCCTGTCCTGGAAATCCCATCCTGAGTGACAGACAGCCCAGAGAGGTCAGGCCGTGATGGGGGTAAGTACAGGGCGGGGcatgtgtgtgaccccatggggagGGAGAATGTCCGAGAGGAGGGGCACTTGAGCTGAGGCTTGAAGGAGTAAGGAGCTGATAGGGGAAGGAGACCTCTGCCATATCCCCAGCCTCAACAACTCATGGCTGTAATGACAATGGTTTTCCATGCCACGAAGGTAATGAACAGGGGTCTGTGAGCAAGAGGTGGGGGCCTGACCCaggctggagggtggggaggcTTCCCTGAAGCAGTACCAGCACAGTGGAGACATGAGGAGTGGGGAGGAACATACTCCTCAGCAAAGGGAACCAGGTGTGCAAAGACCatggggaggcagcccaggtccTTGGCAGAAACAGAAAGAGGACCAGAGTGGCTCAGCAGAGCgaagggaaggggcagagagagaCTGCAGGCGGGCAGTGATAGGCTCCGGAGCTGGGGCATGGTCTGGGGACAGCATCTGAGCAGGGGGCGGAGGGGAGTTGGCACGGCCAGGCCCACCTCTCAGATAACACTTTCCTGTTGGAGTTGGGGTGCAGGGGGTGTGTGTGGGCCGGGCAGTTAGTTAGGAGAGGCCAGGGGAAGGCTAGATTCAGTGTCACCCGCCACAGGGTGGGGTGATGGGCTGCACATGAGTGGGGAAGAAGAAAGAGGCGAAGGCAACCCTGAGGGTACTGAGGGCTCTGTCTTGGGCCAATTGGCTACACGATAGGACTGTTCTGACCCAGGGGAACCAAAGAGACCTTCTTGACTGTCCCCCCCATGCCGCAAACCCCACACCACTCAGCTGACCCCAGGCCTCTCTTACCTATCCTGGGTCCCCAGCGCCAGGCCAGCCACCAAGATGTAGGTGATGAAAGCCATGGCTGTGGgaggcagacacacagacactggTCAGAAGAAGAAGGACCATTGGGGCCTCCGGGCACCTAAACGTTTGCCCGAGACAGGCCCGCCCGGAGGGAGGAGGTCGCCgggtggaggtgggtgggatGAAACCTGGAATGTAGAGGTCAGGAGCGTTGACGTCAAAGCGGGGGGCCACCGGCGTGTCCTGCTGGTACTGCACCTCCCAGTCCTGTGGGGAGAGTGGGGGGAGCAGGCAGGACCTGGAGCGAGGTGCCTGCCCCCCTGCAAGCCCTCTCTCGGGGCCAATCTATCTGGCCTGCTCCTCAGTCTCCTTTACCCCTGCCCATCATATGCCCTGGGGGGCCATGCTCACCTGGTGTAGGTAGGGAAAGACGAGCAGGCCCAGCTTTTTGCCCACGTACATGGTGTCCACGGCGAAGTAATACTTGAGCTTGGTGACAGGGATGAAGCGGTCAATCTGGGGAGGCAGAGCTCAAACCTGAAGCCCTGGCCCCATAGCCCCCGCCTGGCCCCCCAGCTCCCACCAGCCCGGCCCACTCACGTTCTTATCCACCAGCTCCTTGCCCTGCGCAGCGAGGCTGCTCCCATAGGCCATGGCCATGTTGGACACAGGATCAGCCAGGAAGGCCCCCTGGGGCGAGGCGGAGGCTGCAGGGTAGCCCAGGCCGCCGGGCACCCTCTGGGCCCCATAGCCCCGGCTCTGGGATGAACTCGTGTCATCAAAAAGCTGGTGGGGGTCAGCCATGCCTGGCTGGGACACAGGAACCCTCCGCTTCGAGGCTGCAGGGGAAGAAGGGTGCATTCATTTGTCAGAAGCTCTCCCTCTGGCTCCTGCTACAGTGGGGTGCTGGTTTTCACGTCAGATGGGTTATCTAACCAACTGtggaattggagaagactcttgagagtcccttggactgcatggaaatcagttctgaatattcattggaaggactgatgctgaagctgaaactccaatactttggccacctgatgtgaagaactgactcactggcaaagaccctgatgctgggaaggattgaaggcaggaggagaaggggatgacacaggatgagatggttggatggcatcacccactcgatggacatgagtttgagcaagctccgggagttcgtgatggacaaaagaggcctgatgtgctgcagtccatagggtcgcaaagagttggacacgactgaacgactgaacttaactgaacttagGGTTGTCCAGTCAGGTCTGGGCGGCCtctgccatccatccatccaccctccCAAAtaacgatgatgatgatgacagtgatggCCACTATGTACTGGGGTTGACTGCACAAAGTCCTGTATTAAGCATTTTACAGCAAGACAGACAGTCTGTCTTCCTGTTCCCTCTTAATCATTCAGCTCCAACCTCAGGGGCCTATTACTCACTGAACACAACAGGCACCTTCCATCTCAGGCCCTCTTCACTGGCAGTTCCTCTGAAGCTCTTGCTTTAGACACCCTCAGGACTCTCTCTTCCCCTTGAAGTCTTGGctccatgggaccttccccaACTATCCTGTCTACAGCTGCTTCTCCCTGGGTAACACCCCCCATTCCCTTTCTGCGCTTAATTTGTTTCTATAGAACTCAGCACCAGCTGACATACTAGCTGTTTAATTTCTCTTGTTTCACTGTCTCCCCACCAAGGTAAAGAGCTCTGTCTTGTTTGTGGCTGAAGCCCTAGCCTCTAGAACAAGGTTGGAGTAGatgcttgattaaaaaaaaaacctgatcaATGAGTAAATggccattcccattttacagatgtggaaactcaGGCTTAGACGctaaatggggacttccctggtggtccagtggctgagattctttctgtgctctcaatgcaggggggcctgggttcgatccctggtcagggaactagatctcacgtgcggcaactaagacctgacttagccaagtaagtaaatagataaataaataaagagaggcTAAATGACTTGTGCAAAGGGAGTGACAGAACAGGATTCCATCCAAGGTCGACCTGTTAAATGTTATAATAATTAAGCCCCAACTGACCACTGAAATCACATCAGGCCATGTTCTAAACACTGTGgatgaactcatttaatcctcacaacaacccattCTGTGCTGGTGATACCatcatcccattttatagatgctgctgctaagtcacttcagtcgtgtctgactctgtgtgaccccacagacggcaccccaccaggctcccccgtccctgggattctccaggcaagaacactggagtgggttgccatttccttctccaatgcgtgaaagcgaagtcgctcagtcgtgtccgactctttgcgacccaatggactgtagcctaccagcctcctctgtccatgggatttttcaggcaagagtactggagtggggtgccattgccttctcctttacaGATGGGATGCCCCCAAAGAGGTTCACGTCCTTGCCCAAAATCATACAGATAGCATGAAGCAGAGCTGGGTCTCAAGTTTTCGAAAGGTCCCTCTGCTTCATATGGGGAACAGGCTGGGGAGGCCAggacagggagaggagaggaaggaagcgAGAAGATGGTCTAGGTAGGAGAGATGGATGAGATGGGCATTGCGGGGGGTAAGGGGGGCGCTGATTCTGAATGAATCTGGAGGTAGGGCAGGATTTCGGGAAGTGTGCTTGGCTGGGGGAGGGTAAGGAAGAGGGAGGAGTCCACACTGTCTTCCCAGATTCTGATCTGAGTGGGTGGGGTGCTTCTCAGAGATGGGGAATATGAAGAGGGAGGATCTGAACCCAGCGCTCTGGCTCCAGCACCCCAACCCAAAGCGATGCCTCCACAGCAAATTTACTGAGCGCCTCCTCTGTGCCAAGCGCCATGGCGGGCAAAGGGCAGTAGGATAACAatgggatgggggagaggggtCAAATAATCCACATCACGGCTTTCTTCGCACCTCCATTTTCTTTTTGGTGGAAAGGTGTCCACTCTCTGGGGCAAAGTGACACTCATAAACTGCTCAGCCCCTGGCCTGGCCCATAGAAGAGCAATCCATCTCATCACCTGCCATCAGTTATCAGCCCCTCAACTCTTCCTCTTCGTTATGTGTAGCCTGAGAACAGACCCAGGGAAGTCCTCGATCTCAAAGCCAATAGCGCCGGCCGTGGCCCACTTGTCCCTGAGCACCACTTCTCTTTACCTCTCCCACTCCTGGCCAAAGGACTGGTTTCCTGAAAGCTTGGGCATaagcccttccttcctctttgtcACCACCTCTGACCTTGGCAGTGGGGGTTCTGCTCTCACTGGTCCCTTAAATGTACCTGCACCACCAGGCCGGGGCTGTTATTCCTCTCTGCTCGGACTCAAGGCCCTTGGCAGCACTGAGGTCCTTGCCACAAATGCCAACCTCTGACTCAGTATCTGCTTTCTTGGCTTCTGAGACACCGTActacctttttctctctcctgtcgGAGTCCCACAAACATCGACGGAGCCCCTCTGTGTGTTAGGCTCTGCTGGCAGGCAAAgtggatacagcagtgaacaaaagggAACAGCTCATGCCTTTATGGAGCCGATGGTCTGATCAGTCCCTCAGTCACTGATTTCTCTCCAGCTCCCCGAACTGTGTGACCCAATTTTTCACCCTTACCCTTCTCTCACCTAGGGCAATCTCACCACACTCCTGGCTTTCAAAACCACCCACCTGATGCCCTGGGCTGTCTCTAGCCACCATATCCTGCCACAGCCCTCTGGCTGCCCCTGGGCCT
Protein-coding sequences here:
- the C20H19orf33 gene encoding immortalization up-regulated protein yields the protein MEFDLSAAVEATSKKPQGAGKVGDPKHSPPKVQGGSADNLKHHHGHGHGQGSASDSSSSSSDSENEAKPGSEPHKSASGKVKKPKVKKEKKKKEEGKKKASH
- the YIF1B gene encoding protein YIF1B isoform X2, which codes for MNPAGLAAVGTPRQPSKRRVPVSQPGMADPHQLFDDTSSSQSRGYGAQRVPGGLGYPAASASPQGAFLADPVSNMAMAYGSSLAAQGKELVDKNIDRFIPVTKLKYYFAVDTMYVGKKLGLLVFPYLHQDWEVQYQQDTPVAPRFDVNAPDLYIPAMAFITYILVAGLALGTQDRFSPDLLGLQASSALAWLTVEVLAILLSLYLITVNTDLSTIDLVAFLGYKYVGMIGGVLMGLLFGKIGYYLVLGWCCVSIFVFMIRTLRLKILAEAAAEGIPVRGARNQLRMYLTMAVAAAQPLLMYWLTFHLVR
- the YIF1B gene encoding protein YIF1B isoform X1 — translated: MNPAGLAAVGTPRQRKWPSKRRVPVSQPGMADPHQLFDDTSSSQSRGYGAQRVPGGLGYPAASASPQGAFLADPVSNMAMAYGSSLAAQGKELVDKNIDRFIPVTKLKYYFAVDTMYVGKKLGLLVFPYLHQDWEVQYQQDTPVAPRFDVNAPDLYIPAMAFITYILVAGLALGTQDRFSPDLLGLQASSALAWLTVEVLAILLSLYLITVNTDLSTIDLVAFLGYKYVGMIGGVLMGLLFGKIGYYLVLGWCCVSIFVFMIRTLRLKILAEAAAEGIPVRGARNQLRMYLTMAVAAAQPLLMYWLTFHLVR